From the Streptococcus oralis ATCC 35037 genome, one window contains:
- a CDS encoding flavodoxin, producing the protein MALAKIVFASMTGNTEEIADIVADKLRDLGLDVDVDECTTVDASDFLEADIAIVATYTYGDGELPDEMMDFYEDLADLNLNGKIYGVVGSGDTFYDEFCKAVDDFDRVFVATGAEKGSECVKVDLSAEEEDIERLEQFAEELAAKVG; encoded by the coding sequence ATGGCATTAGCAAAAATTGTATTTGCCAGTATGACCGGTAATACCGAAGAAATTGCAGATATTGTAGCAGACAAATTGCGTGACTTGGGCTTGGATGTCGATGTGGATGAATGTACAACTGTTGACGCTTCAGACTTCTTGGAGGCGGACATCGCGATCGTTGCGACTTATACTTATGGAGACGGAGAATTGCCAGATGAGATGATGGACTTTTACGAAGACCTAGCAGATCTCAACTTGAATGGCAAAATCTACGGGGTTGTTGGATCAGGTGATACCTTCTACGACGAATTCTGTAAGGCTGTTGATGACTTTGATCGTGTTTTTGTAGCGACAGGAGCAGAAAAAGGTTCAGAGTGCGTTAAAGTAGATCTTTCTGCTGAGGAAGAAGACATCGAACGCTTGGAACAATTCGCAGAAGAATTGGCTGCAAAAGTAGGATAA
- a CDS encoding chorismate mutase, with protein sequence MDLDIIRQEIDQIDDQIVKLLEERMHLVEGVVAYKKASGKPILDTKREEIIFEKVKNRVEDKRYQETIVATFSDILKRSRDYQDQNIK encoded by the coding sequence ATGGATTTAGATATTATTCGGCAAGAAATTGATCAAATCGACGACCAAATCGTTAAGCTCCTAGAAGAACGGATGCATTTGGTTGAGGGAGTAGTTGCCTATAAGAAAGCCTCAGGAAAACCTATTTTAGATACTAAGAGAGAAGAAATTATTTTTGAAAAAGTCAAAAATCGAGTAGAAGATAAGCGCTATCAGGAGACCATTGTTGCGACTTTTTCAGACATTCTCAAACGTTCGCGTGATTATCAGGATCAAAACATTAAATGA
- the crcB gene encoding fluoride efflux transporter CrcB produces the protein MVVVYLAIACGFGALVRYFFSRYNQASKLPLGTLIANLLGCFLIGLFYNYVESKEIYAILATGFCGGLTTFSTLNDELQRLFSDKKVFYSYFLLTYIGGFLAIFLGILL, from the coding sequence ATGGTAGTCGTTTATCTTGCAATCGCTTGCGGGTTCGGAGCCCTGGTGCGTTATTTCTTTTCCCGATATAATCAAGCTTCAAAATTACCTCTAGGAACTCTCATTGCCAATCTTCTAGGATGTTTTTTGATTGGCCTATTCTACAATTATGTGGAATCCAAGGAAATCTATGCTATCTTAGCGACAGGTTTTTGTGGTGGGTTGACGACCTTTTCAACCTTGAATGACGAGCTGCAGAGACTATTCAGTGACAAGAAGGTGTTTTATAGCTATTTTCTCTTAACTTACATAGGCGGTTTTCTAGCGATTTTTTTAGGAATTCTGCTATAA
- the crcB gene encoding fluoride efflux transporter CrcB has protein sequence MKKEQFYPLGIFLAAMLGGLVRYLISTWLPASPDFPWGTLLVNYLGIFCLVYLVKGYLVYKGTSKGLILALGTGFCGGLTTFSSLMLDAVKLLDTGRYLSLGIYLFLSIGGGLLLACVLGRKKW, from the coding sequence ATGAAAAAAGAACAATTCTATCCGCTCGGAATTTTTCTGGCTGCCATGTTGGGAGGCCTTGTCCGCTATCTCATTTCCACTTGGTTACCAGCTAGCCCAGACTTTCCTTGGGGGACCCTTCTTGTCAACTATCTGGGCATTTTCTGCTTGGTCTATCTGGTGAAAGGCTATCTGGTCTATAAGGGAACTAGTAAAGGCTTGATTTTGGCGTTGGGGACGGGTTTTTGCGGAGGTTTAACAACCTTTTCTAGTCTAATGCTTGATGCCGTGAAACTGCTTGATACTGGGCGTTATCTTAGTTTAGGCATCTACTTATTTTTGAGCATTGGTGGAGGTCTACTCTTGGCTTGTGTTCTAGGGAGGAAGAAATGGTAG
- the rplS gene encoding 50S ribosomal protein L19: MNPLIQSLTEAQLRTDIPSFRPGDTVRVHAKVVEGNRERIQIFEGVVIARKGAGISENYTVRKISNGVGVERIFPIHTPRVEKIEVVRYGKVRRAKLYYLRALQGKAARIKEIRR, from the coding sequence ATGAATCCATTAATCCAAAGCTTGACTGAAGCTCAACTTCGTACAGATATCCCATCATTCCGTCCTGGTGACACAGTTCGTGTACACGCGAAAGTTGTCGAAGGTAACCGTGAACGTATCCAGATTTTTGAAGGTGTTGTTATCGCACGTAAAGGTGCTGGCATCTCAGAAAACTACACAGTTCGTAAAATCTCTAACGGTGTAGGTGTTGAGCGTATCTTCCCAATCCACACTCCACGTGTTGAAAAGATCGAAGTTGTTCGTTACGGTAAAGTACGTCGTGCGAAATTGTACTACTTGCGTGCTCTTCAAGGTAAAGCAGCTCGTATCAAAGAAATCCGTCGTTAA
- a CDS encoding DHH family phosphoesterase produces the protein MEICQQILEKIKEYDTIIIHRHMKPDPDALGSQVGLKALLTHHFPEKTIKAVGYNEPTLTWMAEMDTVPDSDYQGALAIICDTANRPRIDDKRYEQAAFTIKIDHHPNDDIYGDLSWVDTSSSSASEMITLFAQENQLALSSEAARLLYAGIVGDTGRFLYPSTSARTFRIAGQLREIDFDFAGLSRQMDTMSFKIAKLQGYVYDHLEVDENGAARVLLTQDILKEYKVTDAETAAIVGAPGRIDTVKAWAIFVEQTDGHFRVRMRSKITPINEIAKRHDGGGHPLASGANSYSLEENEQIYQELKEVLQIHQG, from the coding sequence ATGGAAATTTGCCAGCAAATATTAGAGAAAATCAAAGAATACGATACCATTATCATTCACCGTCATATGAAACCAGATCCTGATGCCTTAGGGAGTCAGGTAGGTTTGAAAGCTCTTCTCACACACCATTTCCCAGAAAAGACCATCAAAGCAGTCGGTTATAACGAACCAACTCTAACCTGGATGGCGGAAATGGATACTGTCCCAGACAGTGACTACCAAGGAGCTCTTGCTATTATTTGTGATACAGCGAATCGTCCTCGTATCGATGATAAACGCTACGAACAAGCTGCTTTTACCATCAAAATCGATCATCATCCAAATGATGATATCTATGGTGACCTATCATGGGTGGATACAAGTTCAAGCAGTGCCAGTGAGATGATTACATTATTTGCTCAAGAAAATCAGCTAGCTTTGTCTAGTGAAGCGGCACGACTTCTCTATGCAGGAATTGTCGGAGACACAGGGCGTTTTCTCTACCCGTCAACTAGTGCCCGTACCTTTAGAATAGCTGGCCAGCTCCGAGAAATTGATTTTGACTTTGCTGGATTGTCTCGTCAAATGGATACCATGAGCTTCAAGATTGCAAAATTGCAAGGGTATGTTTATGATCACTTAGAAGTTGATGAGAATGGGGCTGCACGCGTTCTGCTTACTCAAGACATCCTGAAAGAATATAAGGTTACGGATGCTGAAACAGCGGCAATTGTCGGAGCACCTGGTCGAATCGATACCGTTAAGGCTTGGGCTATCTTTGTTGAACAAACTGATGGCCACTTCCGCGTGCGAATGCGCAGTAAAATCACTCCTATCAATGAAATTGCCAAACGACATGACGGTGGAGGGCATCCATTAGCCAGTGGCGCTAATTCCTATAGTCTAGAAGAAAACGAACAAATATACCAAGAGCTGAAAGAAGTTCTACAGATTCACCAAGGCTAA
- a CDS encoding tyrosine-type recombinase/integrase, whose amino-acid sequence MRRIVGRNVHAHSLRHTYASFLIAKRIELLSISKILGHENMNVTIEVYAHQLKELEEASNSEVREIFANLGANLGRNTSNTQ is encoded by the coding sequence TGTTGGTAGAAATGTCCATGCTCATTCGCTTAGACATACTTATGCTTCTTTTTTGATTGCAAAGCGTATTGAATTACTATCTATTTCAAAAATCCTTGGTCATGAGAATATGAACGTCACCATCGAAGTCTACGCTCATCAATTAAAAGAACTAGAAGAGGCAAGTAATTCGGAAGTAAGAGAGATATTCGCAAATTTAGGGGCGAATTTGGGGCGAAACACCTCAAATACCCAGTAA